A window of the Coprobacter fastidiosus genome harbors these coding sequences:
- a CDS encoding endonuclease/exonuclease/phosphatase family protein — MQAKNKTFRMGWLRATYLTVGSFINFLFAIALVASAYAYIIPPDKIIFASYLGLAFPVLLAANITFILFWTIQRHHSALISIIALIACWNGLWNYTPIHIESDEAVTEGEKLTLLTYNVHNFDNYTPHTDDSPNSIISYIQNTKADIICMQEFSFGNSKNQISLDQINSALSEYPYKHFTPGNKTPYSQSGIACYSKYPFQEITDIKYDSSYNGSCIYKIKINGRILTLINNHLESNKFTSNDRELYAYMMKHIDDTELFPEFKDRLMTKMGAAFRKRALQADSIARIIHKTDSNIIVCGDFNDTPQSYAYRKIRGKLKDSYVSTGLGPGITYHANGFWFRIDHILYGKGLQSLSTHIDKVKYSDHYPVKAILKWNETDK, encoded by the coding sequence ATGCAAGCAAAAAATAAAACGTTCAGAATGGGCTGGTTACGTGCTACTTATTTGACTGTAGGATCTTTTATCAATTTTTTGTTTGCCATAGCATTAGTCGCTTCGGCCTATGCATATATTATTCCTCCGGATAAAATAATTTTCGCCTCTTATTTAGGATTGGCGTTTCCCGTATTATTGGCAGCAAACATTACATTTATTTTATTCTGGACTATCCAAAGACATCATTCCGCCTTAATCTCCATCATCGCTTTAATCGCCTGCTGGAACGGTCTATGGAATTATACCCCTATACATATCGAATCGGACGAAGCTGTTACAGAGGGGGAAAAACTGACATTATTGACATACAACGTACATAACTTCGACAACTATACGCCACATACAGATGATTCTCCCAATTCGATTATCTCTTATATACAGAACACAAAAGCCGACATTATTTGCATGCAAGAATTCTCATTCGGTAATTCCAAAAATCAGATTTCTTTAGACCAAATTAATTCTGCCCTCTCGGAATACCCATATAAACATTTTACACCCGGAAATAAGACGCCTTATTCACAATCCGGAATTGCCTGTTACTCGAAATATCCTTTCCAAGAAATAACAGACATAAAATATGACAGTTCCTACAACGGATCATGCATTTATAAAATAAAAATTAACGGACGCATCTTGACTTTGATAAATAATCACCTGGAGTCTAACAAATTCACTTCGAATGACCGGGAGCTTTACGCATATATGATGAAACATATAGATGATACAGAACTGTTTCCGGAATTTAAAGATCGCTTGATGACAAAAATGGGGGCAGCTTTTCGCAAACGGGCACTACAAGCCGACAGTATAGCACGAATCATCCATAAAACCGACTCAAACATCATTGTATGCGGTGACTTCAATGATACCCCGCAATCTTATGCGTATCGAAAAATCAGAGGGAAACTAAAAGATTCGTACGTTTCTACCGGATTAGGGCCGGGAATTACCTATCATGCCAACGGCTTCTGGTTCAGAATAGATCATATTCTTTACGGAAAAGGACTACAATCCCTTTCTACACATATCGATAAAGTGAAATATTCTGACCATTATCCTGTAAAAGCTATTTTAAAATGGAACGAAACTGACAAATGA
- the rnr gene encoding ribonuclease R — protein MSKRKKIKDVPRIKKEKMRQLICDFFNENPGHPYNYKQVSRAVNAKNDPQKIMISQILAELAAELYLTEVDPGRYKYDVSQKIREGVFERRSNGKNHVIPNDGGDPILVSDEKSLRAMSGDKVNYIVCRKRRKGGDTEAEIVEITERVPQTFVGTLDVKSQYAFLLTENRSLGNDIFIPLDKLKGGKTGEKALVSITEWPESAKNPYGEVIAVLGKAGNNDTEMHAILAEFGLPYTYPKNVEKAADKISDILTEEDLKDREDFRGITTFTIDPRDAKDFDDALSIRQLDNGNWEVGVHIADVTHYVTPGSVIDKEAYKRATSVYLVDRTIPMLPERLCNQICSLRPDEDKLCFSAIFELNEKSEVQHSHITRTVIRSDRRFTYEETQEIIESGRGDYSSEILKLNDLAQKLRERRFSEGSINFDRHEVKFEIDENGRPLSVYFKVSKEANKLVEEFMLLANRTVAESVGKVDGNRTAKAFVYRVHDLPDPEKMNTMATFIRRFGYTLRTEGTKGQISRSINSLLDNIQNKPEENLIETVAIRTMAKATYSTKNIGHYGLAFDYYTHFTSPIRRYPDMMVHRLLEKYMAGGRSVNAKNLESACKHSSEMELVAANAERVSIKYKQAEFLSERLGQEYDGVISGVTEWGLYVEINENKCEGLVPIRDLDDDYYEFDEKNYCVTGRSSHRVYRLGDPIRIQIARVDMEKKQVDFALIKTK, from the coding sequence ATGTCGAAAAGAAAAAAAATAAAGGATGTCCCCCGGATAAAAAAAGAAAAAATGAGACAGTTGATCTGTGATTTTTTTAATGAGAATCCCGGTCATCCGTATAATTATAAACAAGTATCCCGAGCGGTTAATGCTAAAAATGATCCTCAGAAAATAATGATCTCCCAAATCCTTGCAGAATTGGCGGCAGAGCTCTATTTGACAGAGGTAGATCCGGGACGGTATAAGTATGATGTAAGCCAAAAAATTCGGGAAGGGGTTTTTGAGCGTAGAAGTAACGGAAAGAATCATGTTATTCCGAATGACGGCGGTGATCCTATATTGGTATCGGATGAAAAATCTTTGAGGGCGATGTCTGGAGATAAGGTGAATTACATTGTTTGTCGCAAACGCAGAAAGGGTGGCGATACGGAAGCTGAAATTGTAGAAATTACAGAACGTGTTCCTCAAACTTTTGTCGGGACGTTAGATGTGAAATCCCAATATGCATTTCTTTTGACAGAAAACCGTTCTTTAGGGAATGATATATTTATTCCGTTAGATAAATTGAAAGGCGGTAAGACCGGAGAAAAGGCCCTTGTCTCAATTACCGAATGGCCGGAAAGCGCTAAAAATCCTTATGGCGAGGTGATCGCCGTTTTGGGGAAAGCCGGGAATAATGATACCGAGATGCATGCGATATTGGCAGAATTCGGATTGCCTTATACATATCCGAAAAATGTTGAGAAAGCGGCAGATAAGATTAGCGATATCCTTACCGAAGAGGATTTAAAAGACCGGGAGGATTTCAGAGGCATAACGACTTTTACGATAGACCCGCGTGATGCTAAGGATTTTGACGATGCTCTTTCTATTCGTCAGTTAGATAATGGAAATTGGGAAGTCGGTGTGCATATCGCCGATGTGACGCACTACGTAACTCCGGGGAGTGTAATAGATAAAGAGGCTTATAAAAGGGCGACATCGGTTTATTTGGTAGACCGTACTATTCCGATGTTGCCGGAGCGTTTATGTAACCAGATATGTTCATTACGACCGGATGAGGACAAATTGTGCTTCTCGGCAATTTTTGAATTAAATGAAAAATCGGAAGTTCAGCATTCGCATATTACTCGTACGGTTATTCGCTCAGATCGCCGTTTTACTTATGAAGAGACTCAGGAAATCATCGAAAGCGGAAGAGGTGATTATAGTTCTGAGATTCTTAAATTAAATGATCTGGCGCAAAAACTAAGAGAAAGACGTTTTTCCGAAGGGTCAATCAATTTTGACCGTCATGAAGTAAAATTTGAGATAGATGAGAACGGACGACCATTGAGTGTATATTTTAAAGTTTCGAAAGAGGCCAATAAGCTTGTGGAAGAGTTTATGCTGCTGGCAAATCGTACGGTAGCCGAATCTGTCGGTAAAGTAGACGGAAACCGTACTGCGAAAGCTTTCGTTTATCGTGTTCATGATTTACCTGATCCGGAGAAGATGAATACAATGGCGACATTTATTCGTAGGTTCGGTTATACGCTTCGTACCGAAGGAACAAAAGGACAGATTTCCCGTTCGATAAATTCATTATTGGATAATATTCAAAATAAGCCGGAGGAGAACCTAATAGAGACGGTGGCTATTCGAACAATGGCGAAGGCTACATATTCAACGAAAAATATCGGGCATTATGGCTTGGCTTTTGATTATTATACGCATTTTACATCTCCGATACGACGTTATCCCGATATGATGGTTCACCGTTTATTAGAGAAATATATGGCTGGCGGGAGAAGTGTGAATGCAAAGAATTTGGAGTCTGCTTGTAAACATTCTTCAGAAATGGAGTTGGTTGCAGCTAATGCCGAACGGGTGTCTATAAAGTATAAGCAGGCAGAATTCCTTAGCGAACGTTTAGGGCAAGAATATGATGGGGTTATTTCTGGAGTAACGGAATGGGGACTTTATGTCGAAATCAATGAAAATAAATGTGAAGGGCTTGTTCCTATACGTGATCTGGATGATGATTATTATGAATTCGATGAGAAGAATTATTGTGTTACCGGGCGTTCGTCTCACAGGGTTTATCGTTTAGGCGATCCTATCCGTATACAGATTGCCCGAGTAGATATGGAGAAAAAACAGGTTGATTTTGCTTTAATTAAAACGAAATAG
- a CDS encoding DNA topoisomerase IV subunit B yields the protein MEENIISTAGLEYGSDTIRTLDWKEHIRRRPGMYIGKLGDGTHADDGIYVLLKEVLDNAIDEYMMGYGKQIVIDIDEVSVTVRDHGRGIPLDKVKDVSSKMNTGAKYDSKAFKKSVGLNGVGIKAVNALSTEFYICSYRDGRCKSLLYNQGNVVTDFPEEPTSEENGTLVRFVPDETIFKGYKYKDDFIESLLKNYVYLNSGLTILFNGRRFHSKNGLVDLLNEKMTAEPLYPIIHLKGDDIEVVITHINQYGEEYYSFVNGQHTTQGGTHLTAFREAASRTIKEFYNKNFDYSDIRNGIVAAVSIKVEEPVFESQTKTKLGSRDIGPEGPSVSKFIGDFLKKELDNYLHKNAETADALLKKILESEKERKAIAGVTKLARERAKKSNLHNKKLRDCRVHYNDTKGDNVDQSSIFITEGDSATGSITKSRNVETQAVFSLRGKPLNSYGLTRKVVYENEEFNLLQAALNVEDGMDGLRYNKIIIATDADVDGMHIRLLLITFFLQFFPDLIKKGHVYILQTPLFRVRNKKETYYCYTEEERINAISKLGSSAEITRFKGLGEISPDEFRHFIGPDMRLDQVSLKKEDLVKDLLEFYMGKNTMERQNFIIQNLVTDEDLS from the coding sequence ATGGAAGAGAATATAATATCCACCGCCGGACTGGAATATGGTTCGGATACAATACGGACACTTGATTGGAAGGAGCATATTCGTCGTCGTCCCGGTATGTATATCGGGAAGTTGGGGGATGGAACTCACGCCGACGATGGTATTTATGTGCTTCTTAAAGAGGTGCTTGATAACGCAATAGATGAATACATGATGGGGTACGGTAAGCAGATCGTCATCGATATAGACGAAGTTTCTGTGACTGTACGGGATCATGGCCGCGGGATACCTTTAGATAAAGTAAAGGATGTTTCTTCTAAAATGAATACCGGTGCTAAGTATGATTCTAAAGCTTTTAAAAAATCCGTAGGGTTAAACGGGGTAGGTATAAAGGCTGTAAATGCATTGTCCACAGAATTTTATATTTGTTCTTACCGGGACGGAAGATGTAAGTCTTTGTTGTATAATCAGGGTAATGTCGTAACCGATTTTCCGGAAGAACCGACTTCTGAAGAGAATGGAACATTAGTGCGTTTTGTCCCTGATGAAACGATATTCAAGGGATATAAGTACAAAGATGATTTTATCGAGTCATTGTTGAAGAATTATGTTTATCTTAATTCCGGTCTGACAATTTTGTTTAACGGACGTCGCTTCCATTCAAAAAACGGTCTTGTCGATTTGTTGAATGAAAAAATGACGGCAGAACCTCTTTATCCGATCATTCACCTGAAAGGTGATGATATAGAAGTCGTGATTACGCATATCAATCAGTACGGGGAGGAATATTATTCTTTTGTTAACGGTCAGCATACGACACAAGGCGGAACGCATTTGACTGCTTTTCGTGAAGCGGCTTCCCGTACGATAAAAGAATTTTATAATAAGAATTTCGATTATTCCGATATTCGTAACGGGATCGTAGCGGCGGTAAGTATTAAAGTGGAAGAACCTGTTTTTGAATCTCAGACTAAGACGAAACTGGGCTCGCGGGATATAGGCCCTGAAGGTCCTTCGGTAAGTAAGTTTATCGGTGATTTCTTGAAAAAAGAACTTGATAATTATTTACATAAGAATGCAGAAACGGCAGATGCTTTGTTAAAGAAGATATTGGAGTCGGAAAAAGAAAGAAAAGCAATAGCCGGAGTTACTAAGTTGGCAAGAGAACGTGCCAAAAAATCGAATCTTCACAACAAGAAACTTCGGGATTGTCGGGTACATTATAATGATACGAAAGGAGACAATGTCGATCAGTCGAGCATCTTTATTACAGAGGGAGATTCGGCTACGGGATCTATAACTAAAAGCCGGAATGTCGAGACTCAGGCTGTATTCAGTTTACGTGGGAAGCCGTTGAATTCGTATGGTTTGACGCGTAAAGTCGTATATGAAAATGAAGAATTCAATTTATTGCAGGCGGCATTGAATGTAGAGGACGGCATGGACGGTCTTCGATATAATAAAATTATAATAGCAACAGATGCCGATGTCGACGGCATGCATATACGGTTATTGCTGATAACATTCTTTTTGCAGTTTTTCCCGGATTTGATTAAAAAAGGTCATGTTTATATTTTACAAACGCCTCTTTTTCGGGTGAGAAATAAGAAAGAGACTTATTATTGTTATACGGAAGAGGAACGAATCAACGCAATATCGAAACTTGGAAGCAGTGCCGAAATAACCCGATTTAAAGGATTAGGAGAAATTTCTCCGGATGAGTTCCGTCATTTTATAGGACCGGATATGCGTCTTGATCAGGTTTCTTTGAAAAAAGAAGACCTCGTGAAAGATTTACTGGAGTTTTATATGGGGAAAAATACGATGGAACGCCAGAACTTTATAATTCAAAATCTTGTTACAGATGAAGACCTCTCTTAA
- the coaD gene encoding pantetheine-phosphate adenylyltransferase: protein MKTSLNKRIAIFPGTFDPFTIGHMSLVERALNMLDEIVIAIGVNEAKSQYFSVDERVRMLEDLFRSNPRVKVLSYNCLTVDLARQCHAGFILRGIRSVNDFEYEKTIADVNRKISGVETLVLFTEPEHTHISSTIVRELLRYGRSVDEFLPDGLVLSR, encoded by the coding sequence ATGAAGACCTCTCTTAATAAGCGGATCGCTATATTTCCGGGAACTTTTGACCCGTTTACAATCGGACACATGTCGTTAGTCGAACGGGCATTGAACATGCTTGATGAAATAGTGATCGCCATAGGTGTCAATGAAGCTAAAAGTCAATACTTCAGTGTTGATGAACGTGTTCGTATGCTTGAAGATTTGTTTCGGTCAAATCCCAGAGTGAAAGTCCTTTCCTATAATTGCTTGACTGTGGATCTTGCTCGTCAGTGTCATGCTGGTTTTATTTTGAGGGGAATTCGCTCGGTGAATGACTTTGAGTATGAAAAAACGATTGCAGATGTGAATCGGAAAATATCGGGAGTGGAAACTTTGGTTTTATTTACAGAACCAGAACATACTCATATCAGTTCTACAATTGTTCGGGAATTATTAAGATACGGGCGTTCGGTAGATGAGTTCTTGCCGGATGGGCTCGTTCTTAGCAGATAA
- a CDS encoding outer membrane beta-barrel family protein: MKKYLLSVVFVWVTIATLSAATIKGRLIDNETKQIIDFATVSLFNKSSKTPMKTVTTDEKGAFSIPNVKNGSYTLRISFVGYKTLEFPVFVTSKTPIVDLKTLQLSTDAKSLKAVEVIGQKSQMRFEVDKKVFDVDQNISAAGGSASEALQNIPSVDVDNEGNISLRNNSNVEVWINGKPSGLTADNRAQILEQMPAGSIESIEVITNPSSKYSPEGSAGIINLVLKKDRKAGYYGSVSVGANTFGGVNGSGNINYNSSKVDAYANIGIRYMQFNNSSDTYRESWQGNDTTILNQKNKGDMDRIGVFLRGGATYHVTRKDDIGLSFMGMFGGGDSRTTLTSRDGLGALTRERWSDEDGTHNDWGVTLDYTHLFGKNHDLRLYANYFQMNWNETNDFTQNSLVKDVWLKSAQKQDENNSHQRWEFQADYSNQISDRFKIEAGYKGNINSRGDDVYTLEGPDMENLKPQEALNNDFTYKENIQALYGTFSGKIDNFSFQAGLRGEYMRYKTESRPWNAQTPDRTREYWHLYPSLFLSYSLPKGNELQVNYTSRVNRPRGRQINAFRNVTDSTSISYGNPNLNPEFAHAIELNYIKNWDAHTLSASLYYRKTNDVIQQVRYFEEPVMYSTYENVTKMQNAGLELVAKNRLFKYLNLTTTVNMYYQQLNDFDYTYVDNSGVASTMHYDGENNFTWNARIMANLILPKNFSAQVTGNYNAKQLIAQGERRPNYSLDAGIRKSFFSRKFSIALSGRDLLDSRGRKNISWGDNFYQESHSRWGGRSVNLTLTYMFGKNGNNKPKPGKRPDNNGMDYEGEMMDF; the protein is encoded by the coding sequence ACTCTTTCAGCCGCTACGATAAAAGGCCGTCTTATCGATAATGAAACGAAGCAGATTATTGATTTTGCTACCGTATCGTTATTTAATAAGTCTTCTAAGACACCTATGAAAACGGTGACAACCGATGAAAAGGGTGCATTTTCGATACCGAATGTCAAGAATGGATCTTATACTCTCCGGATTAGTTTTGTCGGGTATAAAACTTTGGAATTTCCTGTATTTGTGACTTCGAAAACTCCGATTGTAGATTTGAAAACTTTACAATTATCGACTGATGCTAAATCCTTAAAAGCAGTGGAAGTGATCGGACAGAAATCTCAGATGCGCTTTGAGGTAGATAAAAAGGTTTTTGACGTAGATCAGAATATCTCTGCTGCAGGAGGTTCTGCTTCTGAAGCGTTGCAGAATATACCTTCTGTCGATGTCGATAACGAAGGAAATATTTCTCTTCGGAATAATTCGAATGTAGAAGTTTGGATCAATGGCAAACCTTCGGGATTAACGGCCGACAACCGGGCTCAAATATTGGAACAGATGCCAGCCGGAAGTATAGAAAGTATAGAAGTTATTACTAATCCGTCTTCTAAATATAGTCCGGAAGGGTCTGCAGGGATTATAAATCTGGTCTTGAAAAAGGACCGAAAAGCCGGTTATTACGGGAGTGTATCGGTCGGTGCAAATACTTTTGGAGGAGTAAATGGATCGGGAAATATAAATTATAATTCTTCAAAGGTCGATGCATATGCCAATATCGGTATCCGGTATATGCAATTTAACAACAGCAGCGATACTTATCGAGAATCATGGCAAGGAAACGATACGACGATTCTTAACCAGAAAAATAAAGGAGATATGGATCGTATCGGGGTTTTTCTGCGAGGAGGAGCAACATATCATGTTACTCGAAAGGATGATATAGGGTTGTCCTTTATGGGCATGTTCGGTGGTGGAGACAGTCGTACGACCCTTACGTCGAGAGACGGTTTGGGTGCATTGACCCGGGAGCGGTGGTCGGATGAAGACGGAACTCATAACGATTGGGGAGTGACATTGGATTATACACATTTGTTCGGTAAGAATCATGATTTGAGATTATATGCTAATTATTTCCAGATGAATTGGAATGAGACAAACGATTTTACACAAAACAGTTTAGTAAAAGACGTGTGGCTAAAATCTGCCCAAAAACAGGATGAAAATAATTCGCACCAACGGTGGGAATTTCAGGCTGATTATAGTAACCAAATATCGGATCGTTTTAAGATTGAGGCCGGTTATAAGGGGAATATCAATTCCAGAGGAGACGATGTTTATACATTAGAAGGTCCAGATATGGAAAATCTAAAACCGCAGGAAGCCTTAAATAATGATTTTACCTATAAAGAAAATATACAAGCTCTTTATGGTACATTTTCGGGTAAAATCGATAATTTCAGTTTTCAGGCGGGGTTGAGAGGCGAATATATGCGCTATAAAACCGAGAGCCGGCCGTGGAATGCGCAGACCCCGGACCGAACCCGGGAATATTGGCATTTGTATCCGAGTCTGTTTTTGTCTTATAGTTTACCAAAAGGAAATGAACTTCAGGTCAATTATACCAGCCGGGTCAACAGACCGAGGGGAAGACAAATAAACGCATTCAGAAATGTTACCGACTCTACCAGTATTTCTTATGGGAATCCTAATTTGAATCCGGAATTTGCTCATGCCATAGAATTGAATTATATAAAAAACTGGGATGCGCATACTTTATCGGCTTCACTTTATTATCGTAAAACGAATGATGTAATACAACAAGTGCGTTATTTTGAGGAACCGGTTATGTATTCTACTTATGAGAATGTGACCAAGATGCAGAATGCGGGATTGGAATTGGTGGCTAAGAACCGGTTATTTAAGTATCTGAATTTAACTACTACGGTAAATATGTATTATCAACAGCTTAACGACTTTGATTATACTTATGTCGATAATTCGGGAGTTGCTTCTACTATGCATTATGATGGTGAGAATAATTTTACGTGGAATGCCCGTATTATGGCCAATTTGATACTTCCCAAGAATTTCTCGGCGCAGGTTACGGGAAATTATAACGCGAAACAGCTTATTGCACAAGGTGAGCGTCGTCCGAATTATTCTTTGGATGCCGGTATTCGCAAGAGCTTTTTTTCTCGAAAATTCTCTATTGCATTATCCGGTAGGGATTTATTGGATTCGCGGGGGCGGAAGAATATTTCGTGGGGAGATAATTTCTATCAAGAGAGCCATTCCCGTTGGGGCGGACGTAGCGTGAATCTGACATTGACATACATGTTCGGAAAGAATGGAAACAATAAACCTAAGCCGGGTAAACGTCCGGATAATAACGGCATGGATTATGAGGGTGAAATGATGGATTTTTAA
- a CDS encoding histidinol-phosphatase, whose amino-acid sequence MDNLTNYHTHSLYCDGSASIEDFVKEAIRQGFSSYGVSSHSPIPFDTCWNMNRGDLPAYLDEVHFIKKKYEGRIEIYCGLEIDYLGAEYNPSSPFFQELPLDYRIGSVHFLKTEEGYVDIDTAPEQFKETVFRYFDGNIRKLVEKYFDTMMQMIDTGGFDFVGHADKVSMNASSFLPGITREHWYKSLIHEYFEFIAQKECMIEINTKAWRSKRLFFPNREHFGLIHKLHIPVVVNADTHHPSLVNDGRFDALKEMLSEGFTHVRQLSGGQWINVEIGSL is encoded by the coding sequence ATGGATAATCTCACTAATTATCATACTCATAGTTTGTATTGCGATGGATCGGCTTCGATTGAGGATTTTGTAAAAGAAGCTATCCGGCAAGGTTTTTCTTCTTATGGTGTATCTTCTCATTCACCGATTCCTTTTGATACTTGTTGGAATATGAATCGGGGTGATCTTCCTGCTTATCTGGATGAGGTACATTTCATAAAAAAGAAATATGAGGGTCGTATTGAGATTTATTGCGGTCTTGAGATTGACTATTTGGGGGCAGAATATAATCCGTCGTCTCCTTTTTTTCAAGAATTGCCGCTGGATTACCGAATAGGTTCTGTTCATTTTTTGAAGACCGAAGAAGGGTATGTCGATATCGATACGGCTCCAGAGCAGTTTAAAGAAACCGTATTTCGTTATTTCGACGGAAATATCCGCAAATTGGTAGAAAAATATTTTGATACTATGATGCAGATGATCGATACCGGAGGTTTCGATTTTGTAGGGCATGCTGATAAGGTATCTATGAATGCATCGTCTTTTTTACCCGGTATTACCCGGGAACATTGGTATAAAAGTCTTATACACGAGTATTTTGAATTTATCGCTCAAAAAGAGTGTATGATAGAAATAAATACGAAAGCTTGGCGTAGTAAACGACTGTTTTTCCCGAATCGGGAACATTTCGGGCTAATTCATAAATTACATATACCGGTGGTTGTCAATGCAGACACACATCATCCGTCCTTAGTTAATGACGGACGGTTTGATGCTTTAAAAGAGATGCTTTCTGAAGGTTTTACACATGTGCGTCAGCTCTCAGGAGGGCAATGGATCAATGTTGAGATCGGCTCTTTATAG
- a CDS encoding S41 family peptidase — MKRFIYAIALFLIFSVCAKAQRQTDASKKLSLAAYVISTLYVDDVNEDKLTEDAIRAMLEQLDPHSTYLDPQEVKDMSASLDGNFDGVGIQFTMTNDTLYVIQTVAGGPSEKVGILAGDRIVEINDTVVAGVKMSTKDIMTRLRGKRGTKVDVTVLRKDVPDPIPFRITRDKIPVYSIDASYMVDKHTGYIRLSRFSATSVQEFVEAMLKLRRAGMKNLILDLQGNGGGYLNTAVKIADLLLADDNALIVYTEGRRSPRTEEKTSSKHLFPDGKLVVLVDEGSASASEIVSGAIQDWDRGVIVGRRTFGKGLVQRPVPLPDGSMIRLTTARYYTPSGRSIQKPYTKGEAKAYNEDLINRYNHGELSNADSIHFPDSLKFYTLKNKRVVYGGGGIMPDYFIPIDTARYTDYHRDIAAKGLINQEVTSYIDRNRKELNANYKNVDKFIATFEVDEKMLQDLKSLAEKEKIKYNEEEFQKSLPLIKAQLKALIARDLFDMSAYFKIMNQYNDSYQKALELIGMQEAYEQLLKGK, encoded by the coding sequence ATGAAAAGATTTATATATGCCATTGCGTTATTTCTGATTTTTTCGGTTTGCGCAAAGGCTCAAAGGCAAACGGATGCTTCTAAAAAGCTTAGTTTAGCTGCCTATGTGATTTCTACTCTATACGTAGATGATGTTAATGAGGATAAATTGACAGAAGATGCCATACGAGCTATGCTGGAACAACTTGATCCGCATTCTACTTATCTCGATCCGCAGGAAGTAAAGGATATGAGTGCATCTTTAGATGGTAATTTCGATGGTGTCGGCATCCAGTTTACCATGACAAACGATACGTTATATGTCATACAGACTGTGGCGGGAGGACCTTCTGAAAAAGTCGGTATTTTGGCAGGAGACAGGATTGTCGAGATTAATGACACCGTTGTTGCAGGTGTAAAAATGAGCACTAAGGATATTATGACTCGTTTACGAGGTAAGCGGGGAACGAAAGTTGATGTTACAGTACTTCGTAAAGATGTGCCAGATCCTATTCCGTTCAGGATAACAAGGGATAAAATTCCCGTTTATAGTATCGATGCTTCTTATATGGTCGATAAGCATACGGGATATATTCGTTTAAGCCGTTTTTCGGCTACCAGTGTACAGGAGTTTGTAGAGGCGATGTTAAAATTGCGTCGTGCGGGCATGAAGAATCTGATTCTCGATTTGCAGGGGAACGGAGGGGGATATTTGAATACGGCTGTAAAAATTGCAGATCTATTGTTGGCAGATGATAATGCCTTGATTGTTTATACAGAGGGGAGGCGTTCTCCTCGTACGGAGGAGAAAACATCTTCTAAGCATTTATTTCCTGACGGGAAATTAGTCGTGCTTGTAGATGAAGGTTCTGCTTCTGCTTCTGAGATTGTTTCAGGAGCGATCCAAGATTGGGACAGAGGTGTAATCGTAGGTCGCAGGACATTCGGAAAAGGGCTTGTGCAACGTCCCGTACCATTACCGGACGGTTCTATGATACGTCTTACGACAGCCCGTTATTATACTCCGTCGGGACGAAGTATTCAGAAACCTTATACAAAAGGCGAGGCAAAAGCATATAATGAAGATCTGATTAACCGTTATAATCATGGCGAATTATCAAATGCGGACAGCATTCATTTCCCGGATTCCTTAAAATTTTATACATTGAAAAATAAGAGAGTCGTGTATGGGGGTGGAGGGATTATGCCGGATTATTTTATCCCTATCGATACTGCCCGTTATACGGATTATCACAGGGATATTGCGGCTAAAGGTCTAATAAACCAAGAAGTTACTTCTTATATCGATCGTAATAGAAAAGAGCTGAATGCGAATTATAAGAATGTGGATAAGTTTATTGCGACATTCGAAGTAGATGAAAAGATGTTGCAGGATCTTAAGTCGCTTGCTGAGAAAGAAAAGATAAAATATAATGAAGAGGAGTTCCAGAAATCTCTACCTTTGATTAAAGCGCAGTTAAAAGCTCTTATCGCTCGTGATTTGTTCGATATGTCTGCTTATTTTAAAATTATGAACCAGTATAATGATTCATATCAAAAAGCCCTTGAACTTATTGGGATGCAAGAGGCGTATGAACAACTTCTGAAAGGCAAATAA